TGATTTTGTTGTACCGCTTGTCGGTGATCACCCGGTTGAGATACCGCGACAGAGCGCCCACGTTCTGCGAAATCGACATCTTGTTGTCGTTGACCACGATGATCATGTCGGTGGAAAGGGTGCCCAGGTTGTTGAGCCCCTCAAAGGCGAGCCCGCCGGAAAGCGAGCCGTCGCCGATCACCGCGATCACGGCATGGTTTTCCTTTTTCATGTCCCGGCCGATGGCAAGGCCGAGCGCCGCGGAAATGGAGGTTGACGCATGACCCACCGAAACCGCATCGTACTCGCTTTCCGAAATGCGCGGGAAACCGCTTATGCCGCCGATCTGGCGGAGTTCCTTGAACTGCTCCCTTCTGCCGGTGAGGATTTTATGCGCGTATGCCTGGTGGCCCACGTCCCAGACGATTTTGTCAACCGGCGTTTTGAAGCAGTAGTGGAGCGCGACCGCGAGCTCGACGGCGCCGAGGCTTGACGCCAAGTGCCCCCCGCTCCGGCTTACGTAGGTGAGCATAAACTCGCGGATCTCATCGGCAACATCGGGGAGCTTTTCGAGGGGAAGGTTCCGCAGGTCGGCCGGGCTGTTAATGGATTCTATGAGGTTCATGTGTGGAAACGTATTTTATTATATGAAAAGTATTTTTGACGTGGTAATTATTGATTAAAGATACCTGAAAATTACGGAAATTTCAACAACTACCGGTAGGGAACCTTTAATAATTAATAAATTACGCATTTTTTGTCCACCCCGCTTAAACGGGAGTCCATCGTTCTATCTGGGCCTTCTATCATTGATTCCCGCTTTTGCGGGAATGACGCCATGGAGATGCAATCGTTAAAAGCTCCAGGGAAATGTTTACTTATGAATAATACGATACAACCGATGTTTTTCAACCTTGTGCACGCCGACCATGCCACAAAGGCGCGCGCCGGGATAATCCGAACCGCTCATGGACCCGTTGAGACGCCCGTGTTCATGCCCGTGGGGACGCAGGCGACGGTCAAGTCGCTTTCGCCGGCAGACCTTGACGAATGCGGATGCTCCATGATCCTCGCGAACACCTACCATCTGCACCTGCGGCCGGGCGACGAGCTTGTCGCCGCCGCGGGCGGGCTCCATGCATTCGAGAGCTGGGAGCGGCCGATCCTCACGGACAGCGGCGGGTTCCAGGTGTTCAGCCTTCGCGACATTTCCAAGATCACGGACGAGGGTGTCTGGTTCCAGTCGTACATCGACGGCTCGAAACATTTTTTCTCGCCGGAGCGTTCCATCGAGATCCAGCGCAACCTCGGCGCCGACGTCATCATGGTGTTCGACGAATGCCCGCCCGCAAAGGCCGCTGCCCGCGATATTGAGCGGGCCGTTGACCGCACCATCCAGTGGGCCTGGCGCTGCCGCGACGCGCACGCGGCCCAGCCAATCAAGCACGGATATCCGCAGGAGCTGTTCGCGGTTGTCCAGGGCGGCCTTGACAAAGGACAGCGGCGGCGCTGCGCCGAAGCGCTGGTCGGGCTCGACCTGCCAGGGTATGCCGTGGGCGGGCTGGCCGTGGGCGAGACCGTCCCGGAGATGTATGATGCGGCCGCCTTCACCTGCTCGCTGCTGCCGGAAGCCAAGCCGCGGTACCTCATGGGCGTCGGCACGCCTGAAAACATCATTGAATGCATTTCCCGCGGCATTGACATGTTCGACTGCGTGCTGCCCACGCGCAACGCGCGTAACGGGACCGCGTTTTCGTGGGACGGAAAAATCAACATAAGGAATGCCTGCCACACGAGGGACTTCGGCCGCGGCCTGAGCGCCTCATGCGGCTGCTACGCGTGCAAAAATTTCAGCAGGGCGTATCTGCGCCATTTATTTCTTGCCGGAGAAATTTTATCCTTGCGGCTCCTCACCCTGCACAATGTTTATTTCTATATGGACCTGGTGCGGCAGGCGCGCGCCCATATCGTCCAGGGTGATTTTGCCGCATTTTCAGCGGAAACGCTTTCGCGAATGCAAAAAACGGAAAGCGGCGGCGAAGAACGGCTTGCCACGGGAGCGGACGATGAATGAGCAGTTCAGGGAATCGGCGCGCATCGCGCTCATGGAATGCCTCGGCCTCGGCCGGCAGGAAACGCTCCTTGTCGTATGCGACCCGCCCTGCGCCGAGATCGGGTGGATGTTCTGGAGCGTGGGCAGCAAGCGGTGCCGGGAGGCGGTGCTGGTGCAGATCTCGCCGCGCAAGCAGAACGGCAACGAGCCCCCGCAGCCGGTGGGCGAGTGGTTCGGCAGGTTCGACGTCGCCGTGATGCCCACGTCAAAATCGCTCTCGCACACCCAGGCGCGTCGCAAGGCCAGCGAGCAGGGCACGCGCATCGCCACGCTGCCCGGCATAACCAAGGACATGTTCGTCCGCACCATGCGTACCGACTGGAAAAAACTCGGCATCATCACGCGCAAGGTGGCCGGGCTGCTTTCTTGCGCAAAGGCGGTGAGAATAACCTCGGACGCAGGCACCGATCTTTCGTTTAAAACCGGCGGCAGGGCTGCCAAGGCCGACGACGGCCGCCTCATCTTCAAAGGCGCGTTTGGAAACCTGCCCGCGGGCGAGGCCTACCTTGCGCCGCTCGAAGGTACGGCCGAGGGCCGCATCGTCATCGACGGATCGTTTCCGCTCGCCGGACTGTGCAAAACGCCGCTTGACATACGGGTGAAAAAGGGGAAGGTGGCCGAGGTCGGCGAGCACCTCTGCAAGGCCGAGCTCGAGCAGCTGTTCAAAAAATACGGCTCGCCCGCGAAAAACATCGCGGAGTTCGGCGTGGGTACGCTCGACACCGCGATCATTTCCGGCAACACGCTCGAGGACGAAAAAGTGAGGGGGACCTGCCACATCGCGTTCGGCGACAATGCGTCCATGGGCGGCTGGGTGAAGGTGCCGATGCATCTGGACGGAATAATAAAAAGGCCGACGATATGGCTGGATGAAAAGTTGTGGATGAAAAATGGAATACTAGTGTAAAGATTGCGGATTGTGGAATTCGGATTGCGGATTTTTTTTAAAGTTCTGATAGTCTGATTTAAATCCTATTAATCCCCAATAATCTGATTGCAACTTCAGGATCAATCCTAAACGCGCTGCCTTTCCCCTGAAAAAAATCATGCCTTTCAATTAACATCATTGACAACGGCGTAATGACGATTGATTCGCCACTTTTCTTGTCTGTCACTACTGTCTCGCCCTTGGGAAGTGTGCCGTCCTCCGGAAAAGGCGAGGGGATCCGTCCTCGCGCTTCATGGTGGACCGCAATCACTCCAGGGCTGATTTCAACGGGATTCCCAAGCGCCCGTTCCGCGGTGATGTATGTTTTTCGCAATGCTGCAACAAGATTGTTTTTACCGATCCCAAGCCTTGCCAGTATTATTAAATCTTCCTGAATGATTTCCTCAGGCGCTCTTTCATCATTTCCAAGATATCCCTGCGCAGAAAATTTTGAAGGGCCAAGAGCGGCTTTAAGATCTGTTTTTCCATTTTCTAGGTTCATTTTATTTCCTTTTAACGATCCTTGTTATCAAGTAGGATATCGGACCTGTTGATTTTTTTTCGCGTTAGGCAGGACTGGAGGCCGCGCCGTAGCGCGGTGCTCCCCGGCGCCCCGCGAAGCGGCCTCGCGCCGTGGAGACACCCATTTTAATAGAAAAATATTAGGCAAATTTATCATAAAAAATATTTTCATCCTTCATTCCGCCCTTCTTCAATACCGCGAGACAGGCGTTGATCATCCCGGGCGAGCCGCAGAGATACGCTTCATAGTCTGAACAATCGGGAATAATACGTGCCACGACTTCGGTGATGAGCCCGCGTTCGCCGTCCCAGTCGCTGTCCGCAGGTTCGTTGGAAAGTGCAGGCGTAAATGTGAAATCGGCCAGTTCCTTTTTCAGTCCGTTCAGTTCCTCAACAAGAAAAAGGTCTTTTTGCGTGAGCGCGCCGAAAAAATAGTGGATCCGGCGGTTGGATTTCTTCTCGCGCATGTCCTGAAGGATCGACCACATCGGCGCCATGCCGCTTCCCCCGGCAATGCACAACATGGGTTTGCCGGTATTTGTTGCACCGAATTTACCGTAAGGCCCGGAAAAAGAAATGCTGTCGCCTTCCTTTAAAACATCGATCGCCCACGGCGTGAAAATGCCGTTTGGAATTCTGCGGATCATCAATTCCACCGAATTTTTTTGTGATGGAGACGATGCTATTGAGAAATCCCTGAGTACCGCTTCCTTACCATCATAAGGCATTGATTTTAATTGAAGATACTGACCTGATCTAAAGTCGATTGTTGAAGGGTTCACAAGGCCGATGCTGAGCCCAAGAATATCATAGGTGTACATTTTTTTCCGCAGGACTTTTCCTGAAAAGCGCTTTACTGAAAAAAGTTCTTCGGGAATTTCTATGGCAATGTTCTTTTCGGGTTTGGTCTGGCAGGCAAGGCGGACGCCGTCTTTTTTTTCAAGGTCCGACAGCAGCGCTAATTCCGGCGGCGTGGGGGGGGTGTCGGGAGATATAACTTTTATTTTGCAATACCCGCACCGCGCGTTGCCGCCGCAGGCGGAGGGAATAAAAACGCCGTTTCTGGCAAGTCCTGCAAGGAGCGAGGATCCCTTGTTGACCTGAACCTTTTTTCGACCGCGGTTTATATCAACCGAGATTGATAAAACAGTTGACGGGTTCATTAATGCTTTCCACGCCGTTAATGTCCAAAAGACCATTAAAACTATTTCATGATTCAGTTCAAGACAACCAGTAAAATGCCTTTTAGCCGTTTGTGCCGCTCAAATTTATCAAGCGCTTCAGCCGTAATTAATAAAATAAGAAACAGACGAAAAGGAATGTATTTTTTATCTGAAGGATGCAACCTTGATGAGCGGTCAACTTAAGGCTGAGTTGGACAACATTTACACGGTTTTTCATTGTCCATATTATTTGTATCTTGATCCGGTTCAGTATGTCCATCGGTTCGTAGGAAAACAAAACATCGAAATCGGCGGCCTTCTGTGTTCGTCCCTTTCTTACGGCAGGGTGGAGCAGATTCGAAACAGCATTGAAAAAGTGCTTCGGATCACGGGGACCGAAATTTATGATTTCTCCACTGCTGTTCCGCTGCGTGAAAAAATGAGACTCCTTTCCGGCATTAAACACAGGTTCAATACCGGAACGGATATCGCGCTGCTGCTCGAATGCTGCGCTGTAGCGACCGGGCATTACGGATCGCTTGAGGCGTTGTTCGTAAAAGGCCTGAAAAAGTCCGAGAATACAATAAAAGAAGCCCTGGACAAATTTGTCCTGTCCATGCGTGCCGTTGCCGCCGCAATTCTTAAAAACAGGCCTTCCGGCATGTATTTTTTCTTGCCAAGGCCGGCCGCGGGCAGCACCTGCAAGCGGCTGAACATGTTTTTGCGGTGGATGATACGGGAGGATGACGGGATTGACTGCGGGGCATGGAAATCAATTTCTCCTTCGAAGCTCGTGATGCCCGTGGACACTCATGTCGCCGCGCTGGCAAAAAGACTGGCACTGACAAAAAGAAAATCGGTTGACTGGCGCATGGCCGAGGAAATCACTGCAACATTGAAAACCGTGTACCCAAACGACCCGGTGCGCTGCGACTTTTCGCTGTGCAGGGCCGGCATGGTTGATTTCAGAAATCTTTGGAAAGCGGCGTGATGCGTATGGCGAAAAAAGTTTTTGAAGGGCTCGCGATCACCTCGGGAAAAGTACTGGCGCCCGCTTGCCTTTACGCATCGGAACTCCATAAGGCGGTTGAGGAATATTCCATCGCCGAGAAGGACCTTTCGGCGGAGCTGCAGCGATTTGAGGCGGCGCTCGCCGAGAGTTCCCGGGAGCTGGAGAGCATCTCCATCAACGTGGCGGACAAGGTAGGCAACGTCGAATCCGAGATATTCATGGCGCAGAAGCACATCATGAACGATGCCGCCATCGTACGGCAGATACGCGAGGGGATCCGTGATAAGAAGAAAAACGCCGAGGCCGTCGTGTTCGAGGTGTTCAGCGCCTACGAGGAAAAGTTCAAGGTCATGGACAACCAATACATGCGCGAGCGCGGCTCCGACATCGTCGAAATCCGGCGGCGGCTGCTCGACAACCTGAAAATGAAGAAGGGCGGCTTCCTCTGCGAAGGTCAGGAACACTGCCAGCGCGGCACGAACCGGATCATCGTCACCGAGGAATTCACGGCCGACATGATGTCGCACATGAATTTCGAGCGCGTGCGCGGGTTCGTCACCGAGCACGGCGGCGTGTCGTCGCACGCCGCGATCATCGCGCGTTCGCTCGGCATCCCGTCGGTCACCGGCGTGCGCGGCATCATGGAACTTGTCAGATGCGGAGATCACGTGCTTCTGGACGGCGACAGCGGGCGGGTGTACCTCAACCCGCCGCACGACCTGGTGAAAAAGGTGATCACCGTCGTCGATGTGAAGGCCCGGGAGAAAATCTCGCTCGTGACCCCGCCCGGCATGGCGGTGCTCGCGAACGCGAGCATCCTCGAGGACGTGCAGCAGGCCGCGCACCTCAGGGCCGACGGCATAGGACTTTACAGAACAGAAATAATGTTCATCAAGGAGGACCGCCTGCTCACCCAGGACGAGCAGCACGGCCGGTACCAGAAGGTGGTGGACGAGATGAAGGGGCGGCCGGTGACGTTCCGGCTGCTCGACGTGGGCGGCGACAAGCCGCTCCCGTTTCTGCGGATCCAGAAGGAGTCCAACCCGTACCTGGGATGGCGCGGCGCGCGGTTTTTGCTGGGCAACCCGGACATCTTCAGCGACCAGGTACGCGCGCTCGGCCGCGTGGCGAAAACCGGGAGGATAAGAATCCTGTTCCCCATGGTCGTTGACGAACGGCAAATACGGATGCTGGTGGAGGGCACGCGCGAGGTGCTGGCGTCGGTTCCGGGCGCCGCCGAAAACGTTGAGCTCGGCGCCATGTTCGAGGTGCCCAGCGCGTGCATGCAGGCGCGGCGGATCTTCAAGCTCGTCGACTTCGGCAGCATCGGCTCGAACGACCTGATCCAATACCTGTTCGCGGTCGACCGGAACAACGAGCAGGTCTCGGCCGACTATAATCCCGAGCATCCCGTTCTGTGGGACCTTTTAACCGATCTGGTGTCCGCCGCGCGCGAGGCGGGCAGGGACCTTTCCATCTGCGGAGAGATGGCGGGCAAGGAGGGCTTTGCCGCGCGATTGCTTGACATAGGAATACATTCGCTCAGCGTGAGCCCCCGGCTGATTCCGCAGGTGCGGAACGAGATGGCGGAATACCATGAGGCCGCCAAAAAAGGCCCTGCGCGTTCTGTAAAGGGCCAGGCCGGCACGAAGCTGAAAACCCGTCTCCTCCATTCACCTTCCGCGACAAAGGCGCAATAATGGGAGGCGTTCTTTTTCTTTGCGCGCATAATTCCTGCCGGAGCCAGATGGCTGAGGCGTTTGCCCGCCGAAGAGCCCCTGCTGGCGTAACGGTCGCGAGCGCAGGGATTGAGCCTACCTCCCTCCATCCGCTCGCAATAAGCACCATGTCGTCGCTGGGCTTTGACATTTCTTCGCAGAAGTCAAAATCTGTCGCGGATCTCGGCACGATGGCCTTCGACCTTGTCGTGACGGTGTGCGACAAAGCCAGGCGAAGGTGCCCCGTTTTCCCCGGCGCGCCCGCAACCATCCATTGGGACGTCAAGGATCCTGAGGACGCAGACGGAACTGATGCGCCGCCGGAACACCGCTTTCTTGAGACCGCGCGGGATCTTGAGCGGCGTGTTTCCGACCTCTTTACAGGCGGCTATTTTTCCGCTTTTATCAGGCAAAAGAAAAATTCCGAAAACATGCTCGACAGCCTTACCGAAGGCGTCATCGCGCACGACCTTGGGCGAAAGATTTTCTTTTTCAGCCGCGGCGCGCAGCGGCTGACCGGCTTTTCGCCGGCCGAGGTGCTCGGGCGCGACTGCCACGACGTGTTCGGACCGTCGCTGTGCGGACCCGCGTGCGCGTTCGACGGCGTGAGCGGCTCCCTGGCGCGCCTCGAACGTCTTCCGTATGGAACAACGCTTAAGAAACGCGACGGCGCTGCGGTGGAACTCGAGGTGACGCGCATGCCCCTTAAAAACGACGGCGCGGAAACCGTGGGCGTGATCGCGTCGCTCAACGACAGGTCGCGCGTGCGGCGCCACCTCCAACAGCAGCTTTCGCAGACCAGCGAATATCGCGGGATCATCGGCCAGGACTATGCCATGCAGCTCATCTTCGACCTCATCCGCGATCTGGGCGAAAGCGATTTCTCGGTCGTG
The Chitinivibrionales bacterium genome window above contains:
- the tgt gene encoding tRNA guanosine(34) transglycosylase Tgt; the protein is MNNTIQPMFFNLVHADHATKARAGIIRTAHGPVETPVFMPVGTQATVKSLSPADLDECGCSMILANTYHLHLRPGDELVAAAGGLHAFESWERPILTDSGGFQVFSLRDISKITDEGVWFQSYIDGSKHFFSPERSIEIQRNLGADVIMVFDECPPAKAAARDIERAVDRTIQWAWRCRDAHAAQPIKHGYPQELFAVVQGGLDKGQRRRCAEALVGLDLPGYAVGGLAVGETVPEMYDAAAFTCSLLPEAKPRYLMGVGTPENIIECISRGIDMFDCVLPTRNARNGTAFSWDGKINIRNACHTRDFGRGLSASCGCYACKNFSRAYLRHLFLAGEILSLRLLTLHNVYFYMDLVRQARAHIVQGDFAAFSAETLSRMQKTESGGEERLATGADDE
- a CDS encoding aminopeptidase produces the protein MNEQFRESARIALMECLGLGRQETLLVVCDPPCAEIGWMFWSVGSKRCREAVLVQISPRKQNGNEPPQPVGEWFGRFDVAVMPTSKSLSHTQARRKASEQGTRIATLPGITKDMFVRTMRTDWKKLGIITRKVAGLLSCAKAVRITSDAGTDLSFKTGGRAAKADDGRLIFKGAFGNLPAGEAYLAPLEGTAEGRIVIDGSFPLAGLCKTPLDIRVKKGKVAEVGEHLCKAELEQLFKKYGSPAKNIAEFGVGTLDTAIISGNTLEDEKVRGTCHIAFGDNASMGGWVKVPMHLDGIIKRPTIWLDEKLWMKNGILV
- a CDS encoding sigma 54-interacting transcriptional regulator, which translates into the protein MGGVLFLCAHNSCRSQMAEAFARRRAPAGVTVASAGIEPTSLHPLAISTMSSLGFDISSQKSKSVADLGTMAFDLVVTVCDKARRRCPVFPGAPATIHWDVKDPEDADGTDAPPEHRFLETARDLERRVSDLFTGGYFSAFIRQKKNSENMLDSLTEGVIAHDLGRKIFFFSRGAQRLTGFSPAEVLGRDCHDVFGPSLCGPACAFDGVSGSLARLERLPYGTTLKKRDGAAVELEVTRMPLKNDGAETVGVIASLNDRSRVRRHLQQQLSQTSEYRGIIGQDYAMQLIFDLIRDLGESDFSVVVSGESGTGKELVARAIHAESGRAEKLFVPVNCGALPEGTLESELFGHVKGAFTGAIRDKKGRFELADGGTMFLDEVAELPPATQVKLLRVLQEGTFEAVGDEKPKKVDVRIICATNKNLKELVVKGKFREDLYYRLAVVPIDLPPLRQRKNDIALLAESFLAQVSEKLNRKNMRFSPDAMAVLVNYPWPGNVRQLQNAIQYAMVKCRAGVVEAAHLPPEIIASMPLAEQGVQLEGAGKAGRKPKLSLPAVEHALEKSGGNKAKAARMLGVGRATLYNFINENRVQVPE
- a CDS encoding TIGR02757 family protein, which codes for MSGQLKAELDNIYTVFHCPYYLYLDPVQYVHRFVGKQNIEIGGLLCSSLSYGRVEQIRNSIEKVLRITGTEIYDFSTAVPLREKMRLLSGIKHRFNTGTDIALLLECCAVATGHYGSLEALFVKGLKKSENTIKEALDKFVLSMRAVAAAILKNRPSGMYFFLPRPAAGSTCKRLNMFLRWMIREDDGIDCGAWKSISPSKLVMPVDTHVAALAKRLALTKRKSVDWRMAEEITATLKTVYPNDPVRCDFSLCRAGMVDFRNLWKAA
- a CDS encoding FAD-binding oxidoreductase is translated as MNPSTVLSISVDINRGRKKVQVNKGSSLLAGLARNGVFIPSACGGNARCGYCKIKVISPDTPPTPPELALLSDLEKKDGVRLACQTKPEKNIAIEIPEELFSVKRFSGKVLRKKMYTYDILGLSIGLVNPSTIDFRSGQYLQLKSMPYDGKEAVLRDFSIASSPSQKNSVELMIRRIPNGIFTPWAIDVLKEGDSISFSGPYGKFGATNTGKPMLCIAGGSGMAPMWSILQDMREKKSNRRIHYFFGALTQKDLFLVEELNGLKKELADFTFTPALSNEPADSDWDGERGLITEVVARIIPDCSDYEAYLCGSPGMINACLAVLKKGGMKDENIFYDKFA
- the ptsP gene encoding phosphoenolpyruvate--protein phosphotransferase, which produces MAKKVFEGLAITSGKVLAPACLYASELHKAVEEYSIAEKDLSAELQRFEAALAESSRELESISINVADKVGNVESEIFMAQKHIMNDAAIVRQIREGIRDKKKNAEAVVFEVFSAYEEKFKVMDNQYMRERGSDIVEIRRRLLDNLKMKKGGFLCEGQEHCQRGTNRIIVTEEFTADMMSHMNFERVRGFVTEHGGVSSHAAIIARSLGIPSVTGVRGIMELVRCGDHVLLDGDSGRVYLNPPHDLVKKVITVVDVKAREKISLVTPPGMAVLANASILEDVQQAAHLRADGIGLYRTEIMFIKEDRLLTQDEQHGRYQKVVDEMKGRPVTFRLLDVGGDKPLPFLRIQKESNPYLGWRGARFLLGNPDIFSDQVRALGRVAKTGRIRILFPMVVDERQIRMLVEGTREVLASVPGAAENVELGAMFEVPSACMQARRIFKLVDFGSIGSNDLIQYLFAVDRNNEQVSADYNPEHPVLWDLLTDLVSAAREAGRDLSICGEMAGKEGFAARLLDIGIHSLSVSPRLIPQVRNEMAEYHEAAKKGPARSVKGQAGTKLKTRLLHSPSATKAQ